Proteins co-encoded in one Thermodesulfobacteriota bacterium genomic window:
- a CDS encoding Do family serine endopeptidase encodes MPNKQPNNKYILFIKALFTTLFVLFYFPCSTVAVEYSRETPVVRAVRKASPSVVNISSEYTVRSQRNPFSDLNLDPFFDSFFKDFFDHGFKQKSRRSSLGSGVIIDGNRGIIITNSHVIANTGTIKVVLKDEREFTAKIIGADPASDLAVLRIETKRPLPSLKLSSTDDLMIGETVIAIGNPFGFSHTVTTGVISAVNRSVRTKDRIYHDFIQIDASINPGNSGGPLLNINGDLIGINTAIYAKAQGIGFAIPVAKARKIVSDLIKHGEVIQPWIGVTVQNIDEKLTRYLNFQRKSGVLVKAVEKNSPANRAGIRNGDIIISINHINIHSFEEYHTVMRGFAEGDLLSISIWRNNKTINVKPVARLFPLKLAPNLAYILLGLKVENLNAKNRLYYKTIEKKGVVISQLNRDSYLSEIGAKPGDIIRQIDDLTINNTNDFYKAMVKCRQKKSIILLLQRGGQGYYLAVEI; translated from the coding sequence GTGCCAAATAAACAGCCAAATAATAAATACATTCTATTTATTAAAGCCCTTTTTACAACACTTTTTGTGCTTTTTTATTTCCCCTGTTCGACTGTTGCCGTCGAATATAGCAGGGAAACCCCCGTTGTCAGGGCCGTACGCAAAGCAAGTCCGTCTGTGGTGAATATCAGCTCTGAATACACGGTTAGAAGCCAGCGTAATCCTTTTTCAGATTTGAACCTCGATCCTTTTTTTGATTCTTTTTTTAAAGACTTTTTTGATCACGGCTTTAAACAGAAATCCAGAAGAAGCAGTCTTGGCTCCGGAGTAATTATTGATGGGAACCGCGGTATCATTATCACCAATTCACATGTCATTGCAAATACCGGTACGATTAAGGTGGTACTAAAGGATGAACGTGAATTTACCGCTAAAATCATTGGCGCGGACCCGGCTTCTGATCTTGCCGTCCTTCGTATCGAAACAAAACGACCCTTACCTTCTTTGAAATTGAGTTCCACCGATGATCTGATGATCGGTGAAACGGTGATTGCCATCGGCAACCCGTTTGGTTTTTCCCATACGGTCACCACCGGGGTGATTAGTGCGGTTAACCGCAGCGTCAGAACCAAAGACAGGATATACCATGATTTTATACAAATTGATGCATCTATTAATCCCGGCAACAGCGGCGGTCCATTATTAAACATTAATGGAGATCTTATTGGAATCAACACGGCCATTTATGCGAAAGCCCAGGGGATCGGCTTTGCCATCCCTGTTGCTAAGGCCAGAAAGATCGTTTCCGATCTGATTAAACATGGTGAAGTGATTCAACCGTGGATAGGTGTCACCGTACAAAATATAGATGAAAAACTCACCCGTTATCTTAATTTCCAGAGAAAAAGCGGGGTTCTGGTTAAAGCGGTGGAAAAAAATAGTCCGGCAAATAGGGCTGGTATTCGTAATGGAGATATCATTATCTCGATTAATCATATAAATATTCATTCTTTTGAGGAATACCATACGGTGATGAGAGGTTTTGCCGAGGGCGATCTTTTAAGCATTTCTATCTGGCGAAACAATAAAACCATCAACGTCAAACCTGTGGCCCGCCTGTTTCCGCTCAAACTTGCACCAAACCTCGCTTATATTCTCCTGGGATTAAAAGTGGAAAACCTGAATGCGAAAAACCGTCTTTATTATAAAACAATAGAAAAAAAAGGTGTGGTGATTTCCCAGCTTAATCGCGATTCCTATCTTTCAGAAATCGGTGCCAAACCTGGAGATATCATTCGCCAGATTGACGATTTAACCATTAATAATACAAATGATTTTTATAAAGCGATGGTAAAATGCCGCCAGAAAAAATCGATTATACTTCTTCTTCAACGCGGCGGTCAGGGTTACTATCTAGCAGTAGAAATTTGA